A window from Prochlorococcus marinus str. GP2 encodes these proteins:
- a CDS encoding HDIG domain-containing metalloprotein encodes MQNITTSVRKLFYLWKRSQVPLKNPTRISKIDNLIIFLICILISIISSYKLLLISPLSISDIFSWLLTFTEALISSWILILVSKKENPTISSIQIILVITLLLAVQAAKLVLVSTISPLSLIIPPALIISQGLGSITALTWVSIASFIWPEPQVAINNNLFFILLVCASVVSVLGGRIRSRAQLLQLSIFLPIGSFFSQWILIGEDKISLIEKQEFVFANGEIFSDSLLLAIVMLFTILFIPIFESIFGLLTKARLLELADKEKPLIRRLSIEAPGTFEHTLLICGLAEEATRMIGGDVDLVKTGALYHDVGKLHAPNWFIENQDGANNPHDEIDDPLRSAEVLQAHVDEGLRYARKNRLPKPIVNFIPEHQGTLKMGYFFHKAKEKNMKINENDFRYNGPVPQSKETAILMLADGCEAALRAMDISASDSEALEIISKIIFSRQKDGQLDHSNLSKGEIFLIKRAFLNVWKRIRHRRIQYPTTNNNTFS; translated from the coding sequence GTGCAAAACATTACAACGTCCGTAAGAAAATTGTTTTATCTGTGGAAAAGGAGTCAAGTTCCACTTAAGAATCCAACAAGAATTTCAAAGATTGATAATCTCATAATTTTTTTAATATGCATTTTAATTTCAATAATTTCTTCTTATAAATTACTTCTTATTTCTCCTCTAAGTATCTCAGATATTTTTTCTTGGCTTTTGACATTTACTGAAGCACTTATTAGCTCCTGGATTTTGATATTAGTTTCTAAAAAAGAGAATCCTACAATTTCTTCAATACAGATCATCTTAGTCATTACTCTTCTTTTGGCAGTGCAAGCTGCAAAATTAGTCTTAGTTTCAACCATAAGTCCATTATCTTTGATAATTCCACCAGCATTAATAATATCTCAAGGATTGGGAAGCATAACGGCTTTAACTTGGGTATCAATAGCAAGTTTTATTTGGCCTGAACCACAAGTTGCTATTAATAATAATTTATTTTTTATTTTATTAGTTTGCGCTTCTGTAGTATCAGTACTTGGAGGAAGAATAAGAAGTAGAGCACAGTTACTTCAACTATCAATTTTTCTTCCCATAGGATCATTCTTTAGTCAATGGATATTAATAGGTGAAGATAAAATATCTCTTATTGAAAAGCAAGAATTTGTTTTTGCAAATGGCGAAATATTTTCAGATTCTTTGTTATTGGCAATAGTAATGCTTTTTACTATTTTATTTATTCCAATTTTTGAGTCAATATTTGGACTATTAACTAAAGCTAGATTACTAGAATTGGCTGATAAAGAGAAACCTCTCATAAGAAGATTGTCTATAGAAGCTCCTGGTACTTTTGAACATACCTTACTTATATGTGGTTTAGCAGAAGAAGCAACAAGAATGATTGGTGGTGATGTTGATCTAGTTAAAACTGGAGCACTATATCATGATGTTGGTAAATTACATGCCCCTAATTGGTTTATTGAAAATCAAGATGGTGCAAATAATCCACATGATGAAATAGATGATCCTTTAAGAAGTGCAGAGGTATTACAGGCACATGTTGATGAAGGTTTAAGGTATGCAAGAAAAAATAGACTACCAAAACCAATAGTTAATTTTATTCCAGAACATCAAGGTACTCTTAAAATGGGTTATTTTTTTCATAAGGCTAAAGAAAAAAATATGAAGATTAATGAAAATGATTTTAGATACAATGGTCCTGTTCCTCAGTCAAAAGAAACAGCTATTTTAATGCTAGCTGATGGATGTGAAGCAGCATTAAGAGCTATGGATATTAGTGCATCTGATAGCGAAGCTTTAGAAATAATATCTAAAATTATTTTTTCTAGACAAAAAGATGGTCAATTAGATCATAGTAATTTATCTAAGGGAGAAATTTTTTTAATAAAAAGGGCATTCTTAAATGTATGGAAAAGAATTAGACATAGAAGAATTCAATATCCAACTACTAATAATAATACTTTTTCTTAA
- a CDS encoding 2-isopropylmalate synthase, translating into MSKDPGRILIFDTTLRDGEQSPGASLNLEEKLAIAHQLARLGVDVIEAGFPFASPGDFKAVNKIADAVGKENGPIICGLARASKGDIKSCYEAVSPAPKKRIHTFIATSDIHLKHKLKKSRKDVLQIVPEMVNYAKSLVDDIEFSCEDASRSDPDFLYEVIQLAISAGATTINIPDTVGFTTPSEFGKLIADINKNVPNIDEAVISVHGHNDLGLAVANFLEAVKNGARQLECTINGIGERAGNASLEELVMALHVRKSFFNSFFNRNPDSPTPLTAIRTEEITKTSRLVSNLTGMTVQPNKAIVGANAFAHESGIHQDGVLKNRLTYEIIDAKTVGLSDNKISLGKLSGRSAVRARLEEMGYDLSREDLNDAFARFKDLADRKREITDRDLEAIVSEQVQLPEAKFQLSLVQVSCGNASKPTATITLLNTEDHTENTSVSIGTGPVDAVCEALNKLAKVPNELIEFSVKSVTEGIDALGEVTIRIRRNNKIYSGHSADTDVVVAAANAYVNALNRLIFSEKKNSIHPQFDTLENSEKTSLSNPAN; encoded by the coding sequence ATGTCCAAAGATCCTGGAAGAATATTGATCTTTGATACAACTCTTCGAGATGGAGAGCAATCTCCTGGTGCCAGTCTCAATCTTGAAGAGAAGCTTGCTATCGCTCATCAATTAGCGAGACTAGGGGTAGATGTTATTGAGGCAGGATTCCCTTTTGCAAGTCCTGGAGATTTTAAAGCTGTTAATAAAATTGCTGATGCTGTAGGGAAAGAAAATGGTCCAATAATATGCGGTTTAGCTAGAGCTTCCAAAGGTGATATAAAATCATGTTATGAAGCAGTAAGTCCAGCCCCTAAGAAAAGAATACATACTTTTATTGCAACAAGTGATATTCACCTTAAACATAAACTTAAAAAATCCAGAAAAGATGTTTTGCAAATTGTTCCGGAAATGGTTAATTATGCAAAATCATTGGTAGATGATATTGAGTTTTCTTGTGAAGATGCCTCTAGGAGTGATCCTGATTTTTTATATGAAGTAATTCAACTAGCAATTTCTGCAGGGGCCACAACAATAAATATCCCTGATACTGTTGGATTTACAACTCCTAGTGAATTTGGTAAATTAATTGCCGATATAAATAAAAATGTTCCAAATATTGATGAGGCAGTAATCTCGGTTCATGGTCATAATGATTTAGGTTTAGCAGTTGCCAATTTTCTTGAGGCAGTAAAAAATGGAGCAAGACAACTAGAATGTACGATTAATGGAATTGGTGAAAGAGCCGGGAATGCCTCTTTAGAGGAATTAGTAATGGCATTACATGTTAGGAAAAGCTTTTTTAATAGTTTTTTCAATAGGAATCCAGATTCACCTACTCCTCTCACAGCCATAAGAACAGAAGAAATAACAAAAACCTCTAGGCTTGTTTCCAACCTCACTGGAATGACTGTTCAACCTAATAAAGCAATTGTGGGAGCTAACGCTTTTGCACATGAGTCGGGCATTCATCAGGATGGGGTCTTAAAAAATAGGTTAACTTATGAAATTATTGATGCAAAAACTGTTGGTTTGAGTGACAACAAAATATCATTGGGAAAACTTAGTGGAAGAAGTGCTGTAAGAGCAAGATTAGAAGAGATGGGGTATGATTTGAGCAGGGAAGACTTAAATGATGCTTTCGCACGTTTTAAGGATTTAGCTGATAGGAAAAGAGAAATTACTGATAGAGATTTAGAAGCAATTGTAAGTGAACAAGTACAGCTTCCAGAAGCAAAATTTCAATTAAGTCTTGTACAAGTAAGTTGTGGCAATGCATCTAAACCTACAGCCACCATCACGCTTTTAAACACGGAAGATCATACTGAGAATACTTCTGTATCAATAGGTACTGGACCTGTTGATGCTGTGTGCGAGGCTTTAAATAAATTAGCTAAAGTTCCTAATGAATTAATTGAATTTTCTGTAAAGTCGGTAACTGAAGGTATTGATGCTTTGGGCGAAGTAACAATAAGAATAAGAAGGAATAACAAGATATATTCTGGCCACTCTGCTGACACGGATGTTGTAGTTGCTGCGGCTAATGCTTATGTTAATGCTTTAAATAGGCTTATATTTTCTGAGAAAAAAAATTCAATTCACCCACAATTTGATACTTTAGAAAACTCCGAGAAAACATCCCTATCTAATCCCGCAAATTGA
- a CDS encoding glycoside hydrolase family 57 protein produces the protein MNGQYQKNILGQLAIVLHAHLPYVRKNEKNSLEEDWLFQAILECYIPLLQSIETSKNENPLNTKLTISLSPTLLSLLDNKQIQETFPSWIKTRIDFLNELPHEEKNFSAFLLKNLNETNIYWEKCSGNLIEKFRVLNNSGNLDILTCAATHGYLPILRENPETVKGQINTAIRSHENIFGTKPLGIWLPECAYYENLDEILFNSGIRYAILDGHGILNSTPRPRYGVYAPICSKKGVAFFGRDSESTLPVWSAKDGFPGDKVYREFHKDLGWELPISELQKKGISTKRPLGLKFHKITDNKLPLGEKDFYLENEAKKKALEHADAYLLARLKQLEKITLSSSFKPLLVAPFDAELFGHWWYEGPFFIENILKNSSKYSIKLTSLKEFLLQKPSLQICDPSPSSWGQGGFHNYWINDSNAWIVPEITKAGATFIDLCSKNFNNDLSPRLLKQAARELLLSESSDWSFILRAGTTTELAKERIERHLFRFWKLVDMIKKRSNINLKFLEDIEEEDNLFPDINIDDWRK, from the coding sequence ATGAATGGGCAATACCAAAAAAATATTTTAGGCCAGTTAGCGATAGTTCTACATGCTCATCTTCCTTATGTCAGAAAAAATGAAAAAAATTCATTAGAAGAGGACTGGTTATTTCAGGCCATATTGGAATGTTATATACCATTACTTCAATCAATAGAAACTTCTAAAAATGAAAATCCTTTAAATACAAAACTTACCATTAGTTTGTCTCCAACCTTATTATCACTTCTAGATAATAAACAAATTCAAGAAACTTTCCCTAGCTGGATTAAAACAAGGATTGATTTTTTAAATGAACTGCCACATGAAGAAAAAAATTTCTCTGCATTTTTATTGAAAAATCTTAATGAAACAAACATATATTGGGAAAAATGTTCTGGAAATTTAATTGAGAAGTTTAGAGTTTTGAATAACTCTGGAAATTTGGATATTCTTACTTGTGCAGCTACACATGGGTATTTGCCAATTCTCAGGGAGAATCCTGAAACTGTTAAAGGTCAAATTAATACAGCCATAAGGAGTCATGAAAATATTTTTGGAACTAAGCCTTTAGGTATTTGGTTACCTGAATGTGCATATTATGAAAATTTAGATGAAATACTATTTAATTCTGGTATTAGATACGCAATATTAGATGGTCATGGAATTTTAAATTCCACACCAAGGCCTAGGTACGGTGTATACGCACCAATCTGCTCAAAAAAAGGAGTTGCATTCTTCGGAAGAGATAGTGAGTCAACCTTGCCCGTTTGGTCTGCCAAAGATGGATTCCCTGGCGACAAAGTTTATAGGGAATTTCATAAAGATTTAGGCTGGGAACTACCTATTTCTGAGCTCCAAAAGAAAGGTATTTCAACCAAAAGACCCCTGGGTTTAAAGTTTCATAAGATTACTGACAATAAATTGCCATTAGGGGAAAAGGATTTTTACTTAGAAAATGAAGCCAAAAAAAAGGCTTTAGAACATGCTGACGCATATCTTCTTGCGAGATTAAAACAATTAGAAAAAATAACTTTATCCTCTTCCTTTAAGCCTTTATTGGTAGCTCCATTTGATGCGGAGTTATTTGGTCATTGGTGGTATGAAGGACCTTTTTTTATTGAAAATATTTTAAAGAATTCAAGTAAATATTCAATTAAGCTTACAAGCTTAAAAGAATTCTTACTCCAAAAGCCAAGTCTTCAAATTTGTGATCCATCTCCATCAAGTTGGGGTCAAGGAGGTTTCCATAATTACTGGATTAATGATTCAAATGCATGGATCGTTCCAGAAATCACAAAAGCAGGCGCAACTTTTATTGATTTATGCTCTAAAAATTTTAATAATGATTTATCTCCAAGACTTTTAAAGCAGGCAGCAAGAGAATTACTTCTCTCTGAATCCTCTGATTGGAGTTTTATCCTAAGAGCTGGAACGACAACCGAACTAGCAAAAGAGAGAATAGAAAGACACTTGTTTAGATTCTGGAAATTGGTTGATATGATTAAAAAACGTTCTAATATTAATTTAAAATTTCTTGAAGATATTGAGGAAGAAGATAACCTTTTCCCAGATATTAATATTGATGATTGGCGAAAATAA
- the crtL gene encoding lycopene beta cyclase, producing the protein MEILDILILGSGPAALCLASELAKQDLNIKGISTKSPNEKWENTYGIWASELEELGLESLLSHRWCKTVSFFGDGENKKGDTPTKHNYDYGLINQEAFQNELLKKCKGIEWLNETAKDIKEKNKLSEVICFSGLKIKARLVIDASGHKSNFVKRPVQNEIAQQAAYGIVGKFTSPPVNKEQFVLMDFRPNHLNNEEKLSSPSFLYAMDLGNETFFVEETSLASYPALSQENLKKRLFKRLNSKGIEVSEIFHEENCLFPMNLPLPFKKQFVLGFGGAASMVHPASGYMVGSLLRRAPLLAEKLAIFLKEPHLSSLELASKGWEILWPYELTQRHKLYQYGLRRLMSFDESRLRSFFSNFFKLSTNEWVGFLTNTLPLPKLIYVMSKMFINSPLKVKLGMLKLN; encoded by the coding sequence ATGGAAATACTTGATATTTTAATTTTAGGTTCAGGTCCTGCCGCATTATGTTTAGCTTCAGAATTAGCCAAGCAGGATCTAAATATTAAGGGAATATCTACAAAATCTCCAAATGAAAAATGGGAGAATACATATGGTATCTGGGCATCTGAATTAGAAGAATTAGGGTTAGAGTCCTTGTTATCTCACCGATGGTGTAAAACAGTTAGTTTTTTTGGAGATGGGGAAAATAAAAAAGGGGATACTCCGACAAAACACAACTATGATTATGGTTTAATAAATCAAGAAGCCTTTCAAAATGAGCTTTTAAAAAAATGTAAAGGGATTGAATGGTTGAATGAAACAGCAAAAGACATTAAAGAAAAAAATAAACTATCTGAGGTAATTTGTTTTTCAGGTCTCAAAATAAAGGCGAGATTAGTTATTGACGCAAGTGGTCATAAAAGTAATTTTGTAAAAAGACCAGTTCAAAATGAAATCGCTCAACAAGCTGCTTACGGAATTGTAGGTAAATTTACATCACCTCCTGTTAATAAAGAACAATTTGTTCTTATGGATTTTCGTCCAAATCATTTAAACAATGAAGAAAAGTTATCATCTCCTTCCTTTCTTTATGCAATGGATCTAGGCAATGAGACTTTTTTTGTTGAAGAAACTTCATTAGCTAGTTATCCTGCATTATCCCAGGAAAATCTTAAAAAAAGACTTTTTAAAAGACTTAATAGTAAGGGTATTGAGGTAAGTGAAATTTTTCATGAAGAGAATTGCCTTTTCCCCATGAATTTACCCCTCCCATTTAAAAAACAATTTGTACTTGGTTTCGGAGGAGCTGCAAGTATGGTTCATCCTGCATCAGGATACATGGTTGGATCTTTATTAAGAAGGGCTCCACTCCTTGCAGAAAAATTAGCAATCTTTTTAAAAGAACCTCATCTAAGTTCACTAGAGTTAGCTTCAAAAGGTTGGGAAATCCTATGGCCTTACGAATTAACACAAAGGCATAAACTTTACCAATACGGTCTAAGAAGATTGATGAGTTTTGATGAGAGTAGATTAAGAAGCTTTTTCTCAAATTTCTTTAAATTATCAACCAATGAATGGGTAGGTTTTCTTACTAATACACTTCCACTTCCAAAACTAATTTACGTGATGAGTAAAATGTTTATAAATTCACCTCTAAAAGTAAAACTTGGAATGCTTAAGTTAAATTAG
- the gyrA gene encoding DNA gyrase subunit A produces MSDILDSDNSGLSENNDRIIQTDLRNEMSRSYLEYAMSVIVGRALPDARDGLKPVHRRILYAMYELGLTSGRPYRKCARVVGEVLGKYHPHGDTAVYDALVRMAQDFSMRMPLIDGHGNFGSVDNDPPAAMRYTESRLQSLTDESLLEDIESETVDFADNFDGSQQEPTVLPARIPQLLLNGSSGIAVGMATNIPPHNLGELINGLKSIINNSSIEDSKLFEIIKGPDFPTGGQILGRDGIKETFKTGRGSITMRGVANIEQIKSIGRAEKDAVIITELPFQTNKAALIERIADLVNEKKLEGISDIRDESDRDGMRIVIELKRDAYPQVVLNNLFKLTPLQNNFSANILALVKGEPTTLSLRKMLDVFLNFRVETIRRRTTFLLKKAEERDHIVKGLLLALDAMDQIINLIRSAKDSISAREKLQKDHKLSSIQADAILQMQLRRLTALEADKIKGEHNELTRKINLYQQILNSKERIFEIILEELNKIDERFSSPRKTEILDLGGGLDDIDLIANDRSVVLLTEAGYLKRMPVNDFESTSRGSRGKAGTKTKEDDDVKLFISCNDHDTLLLFSDRGVAYALPAYRVPMSSRTAKGTPSVQLLPIPREEKITSLVAVDSFVDDRYLLMLTKAGFIKRTALSAFSKIRSNGLIAINLEDGDALTWVRLSKEDDSVLIGSKTGMAIHFRLDINELRPLGRTARGVKSMNLREGDNLVSMDVLTSNLVDQLAKIEELTEDLDDNVEENSSDGPWVLIASAFGLGKRVPVAQFRLQKRAGMGLRAIKFRIKDDQLVCLKVLGEGEELLLVTEKGVIVRTNADKISQQSRAATGVKLQRLDDGDHLSEVVLVPREQIEEKDQPSSVEEN; encoded by the coding sequence ATGTCTGATATTTTAGATTCCGACAACTCAGGATTAAGCGAAAATAACGACCGAATTATTCAGACTGACCTAAGAAATGAGATGTCTCGTTCATATCTTGAGTATGCAATGAGCGTTATAGTTGGTCGTGCTCTTCCAGATGCAAGAGATGGATTAAAACCTGTTCACAGAAGAATTCTTTATGCAATGTATGAACTTGGCTTGACTAGCGGTAGACCATACAGAAAATGTGCAAGAGTCGTAGGAGAAGTACTCGGTAAATACCATCCTCATGGCGATACTGCTGTTTATGATGCTTTGGTTAGGATGGCTCAGGATTTCTCTATGAGGATGCCACTCATAGATGGCCATGGAAACTTTGGTTCTGTTGATAACGACCCTCCAGCAGCAATGAGATATACAGAATCTCGTTTACAGTCTCTTACGGATGAAAGTTTATTAGAGGATATTGAATCTGAAACTGTAGATTTCGCCGATAACTTTGACGGTTCTCAGCAAGAGCCAACAGTTTTACCTGCTAGGATCCCTCAACTACTTCTAAATGGATCATCTGGAATAGCAGTAGGAATGGCAACTAATATTCCACCTCATAACTTAGGGGAATTAATTAATGGTCTTAAATCAATAATCAATAACTCTTCAATTGAAGATAGTAAACTTTTTGAGATAATTAAGGGTCCTGATTTCCCCACAGGTGGTCAAATCTTAGGCAGAGACGGTATTAAAGAAACTTTCAAAACAGGAAGAGGGTCAATAACCATGAGAGGGGTAGCAAATATTGAGCAAATTAAATCCATTGGTAGAGCAGAGAAAGATGCAGTAATAATTACAGAGCTTCCATTTCAAACCAATAAAGCGGCTTTGATAGAAAGAATTGCTGACTTAGTTAATGAAAAAAAATTAGAAGGTATTTCTGATATTAGAGATGAAAGTGATCGAGATGGGATGAGGATTGTTATTGAACTAAAAAGAGATGCCTACCCACAAGTAGTTTTAAATAATTTATTTAAGTTAACACCTCTACAAAATAACTTTAGTGCAAATATCCTCGCTTTAGTAAAAGGAGAGCCCACAACACTTTCTCTCAGGAAAATGTTAGACGTATTTCTAAATTTTAGGGTTGAGACAATAAGACGAAGAACAACATTTTTATTAAAAAAAGCAGAAGAAAGAGATCATATTGTAAAGGGTCTTTTATTAGCCTTAGATGCTATGGATCAAATTATAAATCTAATAAGATCAGCGAAAGATTCAATATCAGCTCGAGAAAAATTACAAAAAGACCACAAATTATCTTCCATACAGGCAGATGCAATTCTACAGATGCAGTTAAGAAGATTAACAGCACTTGAAGCAGATAAAATCAAAGGTGAACATAATGAGTTAACCCGAAAAATCAACCTTTATCAGCAAATATTAAATAGTAAAGAAAGAATTTTTGAAATTATTCTTGAAGAACTTAATAAAATTGATGAAAGATTTTCTTCTCCAAGGAAAACAGAAATACTAGATTTAGGCGGAGGATTAGATGATATTGATCTTATAGCTAATGACAGATCCGTAGTTCTATTAACTGAAGCAGGTTATTTAAAAAGAATGCCTGTTAATGATTTTGAATCTACCAGTCGTGGTTCAAGGGGTAAAGCTGGCACAAAAACCAAAGAAGATGATGACGTGAAATTATTTATAAGCTGTAATGATCATGATACTCTTTTGCTTTTCAGTGATAGAGGAGTAGCTTATGCTCTCCCAGCATATAGGGTTCCTATGAGTAGCAGAACAGCAAAAGGGACTCCATCAGTTCAACTTCTCCCAATTCCAAGAGAAGAAAAAATAACTTCTCTAGTTGCTGTGGATTCTTTTGTTGACGATCGTTATTTATTAATGCTAACAAAAGCTGGTTTTATAAAAAGAACTGCACTTTCTGCTTTTTCAAAAATTCGCTCAAATGGACTAATAGCAATTAATCTTGAGGATGGAGATGCCCTAACCTGGGTAAGATTATCAAAAGAAGACGATAGTGTTTTAATTGGATCTAAAACAGGAATGGCGATTCATTTCAGACTAGATATCAATGAATTAAGACCACTTGGTAGAACAGCAAGAGGAGTTAAATCAATGAACTTAAGAGAAGGAGACAATCTAGTTTCTATGGATGTTTTAACATCTAATTTGGTTGATCAATTGGCCAAAATCGAGGAACTCACAGAAGATCTTGATGATAATGTTGAAGAAAACTCTTCAGATGGTCCATGGGTATTGATAGCCAGTGCATTCGGACTGGGAAAGAGAGTACCTGTAGCTCAGTTTAGATTACAAAAAAGAGCAGGCATGGGTTTGAGAGCAATAAAATTTAGAATTAAAGATGATCAGCTAGTTTGTTTGAAGGTCCTTGGCGAGGGAGAAGAATTACTACTTGTGACAGAAAAAGGCGTAATAGTAAGAACAAACGCAGATAAAATCTCTCAGCAATCGAGGGCAGCTACAGGAGTAAAATTACAAAGATTAGATGACGGTGATCATTTATCTGAAGTGGTATTGGTACCTCGTGAACAAATAGAGGAAAAAGACCAACCTAGCTCAGTTGAAGAAAATTAA
- a CDS encoding GuaB3 family IMP dehydrogenase-related protein, which translates to MNIELGLNKKVRRAYGIDEIALVPGNRTLDYDLTDPSWSIGDFKREVPIVASAMDSVVDVNTSVELTKLGALGVINMEGVQTRYENPDEILNQIASVGKNDFVPLMQKIYSEPVKEGLIVQRINEVKERGGIAAFSGTPQAAIKFKETLNDSKIDLFFLQGTVVSTEHLGMEGKETLDIKDLCQSMNVPVVAGNCVTYEVAKLLMDAGVAGLMVGIGPGAACTSRGVLGIGIPQATAIADCSAARNDYFKESGRYIPIIGDGGIVTGGDICKCLACGADAVMIGSPIAKSSNAPGKGFHWGMATPSPVLPRGTRIEVGSTGSLERIIKGPALLDDGTHNLLGAIRTSMSTLGAKNIKEMQEVEIVIAPSLLTEGKVYQKAQQLGMGK; encoded by the coding sequence GTGAATATTGAACTTGGTTTAAATAAAAAAGTCAGACGGGCTTATGGCATCGATGAAATAGCTTTAGTCCCTGGTAATAGAACACTTGATTACGATTTGACTGATCCTTCTTGGTCAATAGGTGATTTCAAAAGAGAAGTTCCGATCGTCGCTAGTGCCATGGATAGTGTTGTCGATGTCAATACGTCTGTAGAGCTCACAAAATTAGGTGCCCTTGGGGTTATTAATATGGAGGGAGTACAAACACGATATGAAAACCCTGATGAAATATTGAATCAAATAGCATCAGTAGGGAAGAATGATTTTGTTCCATTAATGCAGAAAATATATAGTGAACCGGTCAAGGAGGGATTGATTGTACAAAGAATAAATGAGGTTAAAGAAAGAGGAGGTATAGCAGCTTTTAGTGGGACTCCTCAAGCTGCCATTAAGTTTAAAGAAACACTTAACGATTCCAAAATAGATCTATTTTTTCTTCAAGGAACAGTTGTTTCCACTGAACATCTTGGTATGGAAGGTAAGGAAACCTTAGATATTAAAGATCTCTGTCAATCTATGAATGTCCCAGTTGTAGCAGGTAATTGTGTTACTTACGAAGTTGCAAAACTTCTCATGGATGCTGGAGTTGCAGGATTGATGGTTGGGATAGGACCCGGAGCGGCATGTACATCAAGAGGAGTATTGGGAATTGGAATCCCTCAAGCAACTGCAATTGCTGATTGTAGTGCGGCAAGAAATGATTACTTTAAAGAAAGTGGTCGTTATATCCCTATTATTGGTGATGGAGGAATTGTTACTGGCGGAGATATCTGTAAATGTTTAGCATGTGGGGCAGATGCTGTAATGATTGGATCCCCAATAGCTAAATCCTCCAACGCTCCAGGTAAAGGATTTCACTGGGGGATGGCTACTCCAAGTCCAGTTTTGCCAAGAGGCACAAGAATTGAAGTTGGTTCTACAGGATCCTTAGAAAGAATAATTAAAGGTCCTGCCTTACTTGATGATGGAACACATAACTTATTAGGAGCCATTAGAACCTCAATGAGTACTCTTGGGGCAAAAAATATTAAAGAAATGCAAGAAGTTGAAATAGTTATCGCACCATCGCTTCTTACAGAAGGTAAGGTTTATCAAAAAGCTCAGCAGCTTGGGATGGGTAAGTAG
- the trxA gene encoding thioredoxin yields MSSAPAVTDSSFDKDVLQSDLPVLVDFWAPWCGPCRMVAPVVEEISKDFEGKIKVFKLNTDENPNVASQYGIRSIPTLMIFKGGQKVDTVVGAVPKATLSSTLTKHL; encoded by the coding sequence ATGTCATCAGCTCCAGCCGTAACTGATTCTTCATTTGACAAGGATGTACTGCAAAGTGATCTACCAGTATTGGTTGATTTTTGGGCCCCATGGTGCGGTCCATGTAGGATGGTCGCTCCAGTTGTAGAAGAAATCTCAAAAGACTTTGAAGGAAAAATTAAAGTTTTTAAATTAAACACAGATGAGAATCCAAATGTAGCCAGTCAGTACGGAATTAGAAGTATTCCTACATTAATGATCTTTAAAGGAGGTCAAAAGGTTGATACCGTTGTTGGAGCTGTGCCAAAAGCAACTCTTTCTAGCACTTTAACTAAGCATTTATAA
- the hisH gene encoding imidazole glycerol phosphate synthase subunit HisH, whose product MHKIGLIDYGMGNIHSVTKSLESLGEEIILIKNFNDSKLCKALILPGVGAFDPAMNNLINTDLITDLKNWIKSGKSFFGICLGLQLLFESSDEGKVQGLGILKGKIQKLPNIVNQRIPHMGWCQLLPTKKNTLFGIEELNNWVYFVHSYHAIPDDLNIIAAQVDYGSEKLTAMIENDNLLACQFHPEKSGKTGEKLLRRWLSNIQ is encoded by the coding sequence TTGCATAAAATTGGACTAATAGACTATGGAATGGGTAATATACATTCTGTAACAAAATCTCTAGAAAGTCTTGGAGAAGAAATTATATTAATTAAAAACTTTAATGATTCCAAGCTTTGTAAGGCGCTAATACTTCCTGGGGTTGGAGCATTTGACCCCGCGATGAATAATCTCATAAATACTGACTTGATAACTGATTTGAAAAATTGGATTAAAAGTGGGAAATCCTTTTTTGGGATATGTTTAGGTCTCCAACTCCTTTTTGAATCTAGTGATGAAGGAAAAGTTCAAGGGTTGGGAATTTTAAAAGGAAAAATACAAAAATTACCCAATATAGTTAACCAAAGAATCCCACACATGGGTTGGTGCCAACTTTTACCTACAAAAAAAAATACTTTATTTGGGATTGAAGAATTAAATAATTGGGTTTATTTTGTACATTCCTATCATGCAATCCCAGATGACTTAAATATTATTGCAGCTCAGGTTGATTATGGCTCTGAAAAATTAACTGCAATGATTGAGAATGATAATTTATTGGCCTGTCAATTTCATCCGGAAAAATCTGGAAAAACTGGTGAAAAACTTTTGAGAAGATGGCTGAGTAATATTCAATAA